The following nucleotide sequence is from Pseudarthrobacter psychrotolerans.
ATCAGCAGGTTGTCCAGCACCACCAGGCGCCCGTCGACCGAGATCTCGTTCCGCAGGCGGATTTCGTCGTAGCCGAACAGGGCGCCGTCCGGTGACCAGCCCGGGGTGACGATCTCGGCCATCACCAGCGAGGCGCTGCCGTGCATCTCAATCACCGTGGCCTGCCGGTAGGTTGCCCCGCGGTAGGCGATCAGCGGGTCCGGCACGGATTCCAGGCTCGCGTTGGGGCCGAGCCGGATGTGCGTGCGCTGTTCGGCACGGGTCCCAGGCGTGCGGTAGACCTTCGTCGCTGACTGTGTGGTCAGCAGGAGCCGGGCCCCGGTTTCCACTGTGATGTCGATTTCATACTCGTCGCCACCGACGTACCCGCCCCGGGATTGACCACCACGTAACAGACCTGGCTGGTGTCATCAAGGTAGTGCGGCCGCAGGATGCGCAGCGCGCCCTGGTGGTACTGGCTCGTGGCGATGCAGCGATCGCCCCGCACACCT
It contains:
- a CDS encoding urease accessory protein UreD — its product is METGARLLLTTQSATKVYRTPGTRAEQRTHIRLGPNASLESVPDPLIAYRGATYRQATVIEMHGSASLVMAEIVTPGWSPDGALFGYDEIRLRNEISVDGRLVVLDNLLIRPLTGAAPIDGMAFLEDYTHVGSLLVMDARVDAALLNELHEELLPLAEGCNLGMSLLDGGLAIRALSHATEPLDAVIRAGIDFLRFRWHGQPRLNLRKY